The sequence gctTGATAGGATGGCACAGCAGGGGGGCAATGGGAGAGATGAAATGGCATCCCACAATGActcgatgtcacttccagatgtgtAACTGCATACGATGTCTCAGGATCATGGGACACTCTGGGGTtctcctgaaactctatggttgcacagccagaagtgacatcatggaacCATAGGATACCATTTGAGTAAGGCCCACCCCACCAGTCTCCAGAGGGCCACTGTTATGAGCAGATGGTCTGATCCTGGTAGGCATAGATTCATTATGTAAGAATTTTGGAACAGCAAGTAAGGCCTATAGCCTAATGAAACATGATAAAGCTGATTTCTACTGAATCAGATCCATAGCTTATCAAGATTCGCATTAACTGCTCTGACtgtcagctgctctccagggttgcAAGAcaatggaggtctttcatatcacctactatccttttaatttttttaatggagaTCCTTTTAATGGAGATGCATGGGATATTGAACCTAGAGTCTTCTGTGTGGAAGGCAGATGCCCTACCACTGTAGTGTCTGATTAGATGGAAAGGAGGACAACTAGCCTACTGTTCCTTTAACTACTGTGTAGAGGATTTTGAAAAGTGCATACCATCAAGCAGGGCTGCAGGAAATGGGGAGAAAGAAACCAAAATTCCTTCTTCTGCACAACAATGAAGGAGAAAGGAGCTCTGTCTGTTTTATCTGGCTATTGTATTGCCCCATACAGTTTGGAGCTGGACCAGAAGGACAGCAGAGATGGTGGCTTTTGCAGAAATGAATAACGTAGGGACGTTAGTTTGTCACTTCACGTCCACATCATAACGCATACCTTTGTTTGCACAAATCCAGAAACTAAACTAAACTTTCAATAGAACTCTTGTCTGGGATAGATGTTAAGCAAAACTACAAGTTGGTGAGGGGATTTTCctagatatgattaaatggattaGCAGTGGTCTCATCTGCTATCGGGGCTGGATTGGAGATCGTAGCCTACAAAGCCCTCCAACATTTTCTAGATTAAATCAGGGGACAGACTTGCAATCCCCAATTTTCATAATAAGGCTCTCTTTTAGAATCCCGCCCCCCATCCCCAGCTATTACACCTTGCTGAATGTTCTAGTGGAGGACGGGGGTGTGGCAAATACAGGCCTAGGTAAGCTCTGCTCAACTCACCTCCATCTTTCTTCCTCCACTTCCTTCCCCCCACTGCATTCTGAGATCTGGAGTTCCCAGAAGACCTGGCATTAGCCCCAAGTCTAAAATTATCTAACTGTACCACTGCTCAAAAAAAGATAAGctggaaataaaatgttttatttatttgctaagTTTTGTCCTGAATTCTccggatattaaaaaaaaaatccaaaccaccCTAACCtaagtgtctgtctgtgttctcACAACACAAGGCTCCTTCTATATGCTGCAACTTACCCTAGCTACTGTAGACACGCCTAATGTTTTGGTCCCTGATCTTGAAAAACCAGGGCCCCTGCTTTTACTTTTAATGATAAATACTAATAGTAAATTAAAAGTATTATGTAGATTGTGTTCTTACTTTTTTAGCAATTAACCAAAGAGGGCCATATTAGCAGACAATTATGTGGCACTTATGTTTTAATTCTGCAGTAAGGATTTTCCCTTCTCCAACCCTCTTATTGTACTTTTCTTACAATCTCTAGTTACAGACAGGCTTTCAAGGTCTGCAGATTGAATGTCTTGTCATTTCATGTTATTTTGGGATCAATGGGCTATAAAGATCTCTGGAATATGCCTATATTGATCAAATATCAACTTCTTGCTGAATTCAGGGTGATCTTAGTGAATACCAGTCTAGTTAAGAACTCAATCTGTTGCCTAATATTTGGCAATAGTTATTTCTTTAAGATGCTATCAAGATGGGTTTTATATGAGTATTGAACTATTTTATTCTGCTATGCATTTTATTCTAGTTTATTATATTGACACCTTGTGCTTAAAACATCTCGTTGAAAGAGATTATCGATAGAAGATAGGGACCAAAAAGGGAGAGGAAAAGTACCTTGTTTGTTTTGAAAATGGCAGGGAAGGATGTTACAGAGTAAATGAAAGCAGTGAGCAGTTTGTAAGGGGGAGGCATTCAGGCAGTGGTCTTTGATATGAGAATAGAAATATTACAAGCATATCCCTGCTTTATTTGTAAAACCTTAagccttttgtttttctttaacatCCAGTCTAACGAAGCTTTCTAGTGAATTTGAAAGCTTGCTCGTTCCTTTGTGAATTTCTGCCTTGCCCTGAGAAGTGCTTCTGCTACTGTATGCTCTCATTGACGGGCAAGGCTGCCTGTACCAATTGATTAATTTCATATCTACCTTTGTTGCTCTGCCCCCTGCAGGTCAGACTTGGTATGACAGCCTCCAGCAGCAACTGGAAGTGGAACCCGGTTGTGCTCAGTGACCTCGTGGCCCGTGGTTTCCATTCATGCAATTTGGTACAAGGGAAGCTGCTGATCTTTGGGGGCCTGAAGTCGCCAGAGACCCAGGAGCCACCCCTCGGAGATGTGGTGGCCTTTGACACATCTCTTCAGACTATCCAAACGATTGCTCCTGAATGCGGGTACCGCCGCAGCCACCACGAGGCTGTGGTTCTGGGAGATCGCTGGCTGTGCATAGTGGGAGGTTGGGATGGCTCTCGAAGGGTTTCGGATGTGTGCAGCTTTGATGCTGAGCAGGCACAGTGGGAACGCTGGACAGCGGGATCCTCCAATGCACCTCCAGTGGGCTTGAGCAGCCACACCTGCACCAAGCTATCGGACCACGAGATGCGGGTGGTGGGCCGCGAGGGTGGGCTGCGTACACAGCGGCGTTATGCCAGTATCTACACATTGCATGTCAACCCTGCCACCAAGACCTACTGgtattttatgcatttatttcttttaaaggcaTGTATCCTGCTTCTCTATAAAATATATCCAGGGAAGTTTATGGCGTGACTACTAAAAATATGAACAAAACCAGTTAACCTCTCCCCCAATTATAAACCTGCAGTGGCTGGGAGTGGGTATGGAAATCAAGTAATCCTTGTGTACCACTCTGCTTGCTAGGTACAGAGAAGAAGAATCTCGCACTGCGTCTCGAGCCGGGCACTCTGCAATGCTGCTGCGCGATACCGGCTCTGGAGGAAA is a genomic window of Eublepharis macularius isolate TG4126 chromosome 1, MPM_Emac_v1.0, whole genome shotgun sequence containing:
- the KLHDC9 gene encoding kelch domain-containing protein 9 isoform X2, translated to MGSRLPSNQALQWFPRLRLGMTASSSNWKWNPVVLSDLVARGFHSCNLVQGKLLIFGGLKSPETQEPPLGDVVAFDTSLQTIQTIAPECGYRRSHHEAVVLGDRWLCIVGGWDGSRRVSDVCSFDAEQAQWERWTAGSSNAPPVGLSSHTCTKLSDHEMRVVGREGGLRTQRRYASIYTLHVNPATKTYWYREEESRTASRAGHSAMLLRDTGSGGKSSGYKLMVFGGRDSADCDVAGRWGKGKIHVDSVHAPELSEKIGRLVSTVKGSQQAPKGLRHQSCTVVGPFAIIFGGETLSRGRDAVCNDLYIHDTRSSPATWYHFPGSSRAQKRVGHRTCLWNDKLYLVGGFGADGRTPCPEICTLDISL
- the KLHDC9 gene encoding kelch domain-containing protein 9 isoform X1, encoding MTASSSNWKWNPVVLSDLVARGFHSCNLVQGKLLIFGGLKSPETQEPPLGDVVAFDTSLQTIQTIAPECGYRRSHHEAVVLGDRWLCIVGGWDGSRRVSDVCSFDAEQAQWERWTAGSSNAPPVGLSSHTCTKLSDHEMRVVGREGGLRTQRRYASIYTLHVNPATKTYWYREEESRTASRAGHSAMLLRDTGSGGKSSGYKLMVFGGRDSADCDVAGRWGKGKIHVDSVHAPELSEKIGRLVSTVKGSQQAPKGLRHQSCTVVGPFAIIFGGETLSRGRDAVCNDLYIHDTRSSPATWYHFPGSSRAQKRVGHRTCLWNDKLYLVGGFGADGRTPCPEICTLDISL